The DNA region TTATCAGGAAAAGACAGAGAAAATCAGTAGTGCTGTGGAGGCAGAGTTAGAAAACCCACTTTCTAACAACCCTTAATGAACTGTAAAAAGCAACATATTTGTTTCTTGATGTTAGTAATATAAACCTGCAAGGAGAGAGGCCAAGGTGGCTGCAACCAAGATTGAAAATGGTTCAAGGTAAAATATATGATTTCCCTGTTGTAGTATTACAGGATTTTTCTACAGCTGTATGAGAATCCCTTTTCAATGTGGAGACTGGAATTTGTTGCCATTTGAGAGATTCAAAGTTTCATTTACGTTATGTCCTAAAGAAATGCCATTTTTGATACCCTTGAGTCTTTTTGCCAAAAGGCTATTGTACGTCTCTTGTAAAGTGGAAGGTCTCAGGTTAACCTTGTCATGTGCTATTGTTTCATGAACTAAAGGAGCTAATAATCTTAATTACATTTCACTATTTCAGTATGTGCTTCTCTTAAATCAATCACATCTAAACTAGCAACATGAATTCTACTTTGATCTTGTAGTTTCTTTTTCTGAGTATCATGTCCTTGCAATCTCTGATTTAATCCATTGTTGACTGCAGTTTGAACATGGGATTGTAGCAAAAGAATATAACTTTTGTTATTGGTAAGTATGGATCATATAAGTTTCAAAAGTTTAGTGCCTAAGATTCAAGGATGTTAGGAATTGCAGGTTGAAAGGCCCTTGTCTAAATTTAGTGAAACTAAAAACAACTATAAAATGAGTTTCTGACTAAAACTATGTCTAAAAAGAACTTAAAAAGGTAAACAAGGAAAATATAATACAGGGGTATACTGCCTTTTGaagagaagatgaaggtgcaaaaATTCAAAGGTAtgagaaaattttgagaaacaGATGCCAAAGATAAAGGTTTAGTACAGTACCTAAAGAAAGCAAGACCTTTTGAAGAGGGGATGAAGTTGAACAAATACATAGGTAAGAGAAGAATATGAGAGACAACCCTTTTTCTATACTTCCCATCTGCCTTCCTCCCAGCAATACATGCATAGAGCTACTGGATTTAGAAAACCTACAAGAAATTAAGTATGGAAATAACTCACATTCTTATCTACTGGATTTCACACTAAATTCAGTCAACATTGTATTTTCACGatgtatggaaaaaaaaatatctgttagaaatatatatttaggccTGTCACATCTAGTAGAGAAAGAATATGCATCATCATGATATATTGAAACCCAATATGTGGTTTCTATATTTGTATGTActgttatttctttaatttatacAACATATACATCTAATATTACTTGTACGTGCAACTTTGTTAGATTTTCCATGCAAAAACACCATAGCCAGAGGAAGTAAACATCATTCCTAAATTTTTCCTACAAAATTAGTAGAAATATTGATGAAACAAAAAACAGGATCCCTAAATTAGCGGAAATATGCTTGTGCCCTAAAAAACTactaataaaacaaaagaaggacaaTGTACATCAGAATCCACTTGCAGGTAAAGACAACCTTCCTTTAAACAAACAGCACAGCACAACACTGCATCCCACTCacagaaagtttttttttttttttttttgtctgttTCCCCAATCAAAGAGccattcattttctttgattGTCTTTATGCTTTAAAGTGGACTACTGCTAGGCAAGTTGGCAGTTGGTTTTGCTTTTAGTATCTATTTATAAATGCATACACTTGCAGATCAATAATAAAGGCCAGGGAAACTCCTTTTGtaattgagaaaattgagaaataaATAAGAGCTTAAACCccatatatcaatatataaaaattttagttagctaaaaaaaaagtatcaaattCAGTCGTACCATTCCAAAAATCTAGAATGGAGAGCTAAGCCCCCACAAGTGCCCAAAATGAGATAGGAATTGATTCTATTAGAGCATTTGGCTGCCATTTGGATTTGGTAATGTCTTATGACAATAATATTTGAGACCATTAAAGTCTGctattaaatttttctgagtgaCCTTGATTGATCATTTGCTTAGAATGAGTGGGCTTACTCGAACCTAGTAGATTGAATAAAGTCATTGGTTGCTTACTTAACCTATTAATCTTGGGGAAAAGTGTTCTCAAAGTACATTCCCATGATCTACTAGTTTAACACATAGTCATAAAGGGTTAAAGGCTCtcaaaacattcattcaaacTCAACTCacgtttatttaatttcataacCAACGTCATGAGatgcatatataaaatttattgaatTTCCGAGTAATTTCTCTCTCTACTAAAATATTCATATCAGATTGAGATGAAATTTGTTGCTAGGTAATGGGCTTTACAGAAACAATAGTCAATGGACACACTTTTGTAATCTGATACTTCTACTCCAAGAGCATCCAAAGATTATTCATGATTTTAACTTATAAgtgtgaaataaaaataaaaaaataaaaattgctaACATATATGGGTGCCTTGAGCTTTTGTTGGTACCTCCTGATAATAGAAACATCACATAACCTCTTATAGAAATCCATGCCAGTATACACAGACCTTGTATATCATAAAGTAATATCTCAAGAATTTAGAACATAAGCCTGACTTCCCATTAAAATAGCATTACGAAGTAAAAGTTGGAGCTGACAAGTTACTTTAAATTTATGTAGTCGACAAGAGATTGGAGCATGGCATGCATTAAAAAGGATACAAGTTcaagaaaacataaacaaaaagttCATACAGGAATATATGAACTGCATAGCTTACATCAAGTACTCAACTTAGAAAAGAAGTCTATTGCATAAAGAAATGCCATAAGCTTGGGAATATAAATCATTGATAAAAACAATCATCCAACAATTTGGGGTTGTATGAACCAATATCAAAGAGGTAATAAGCTCCATCTACATTTCGTATTCAAGCATGTGATTGACCATTATGATATTCAAGGAATATATCTCAACATGTTTTGGGAGAGAAACCATTTACATCATTATTCCAAGCTAGAGCACCACAGAAACTAGATTCTAATTGAACTTTCAACTACTGCAGCCTCCAACAAAGTTCAAGCCCATCCAAGAtaatgaaaatcatttattttttcttgtaaattaatACACACTCATAGCATTAGCATTGGATAATGAACAAACACTATAATCTCAACAAGGAAACAAGCAAATCAGACCAATGAAACAAATGAGTGAGAGAGGAATATATCTAGCACAAGCTATTCCACATTAACCTAAACCAaactgaattttaaaaaaaaaatcaaatctaggGTCCAAATTTTAAGAGCATCTAGGGTCAAATCTTTAAATCATGCTTCCTTATTGGATCTCCAAAATTAAAAGCAAATTTTGATATCCTGCAAAATGTGTATCCCATGCATTTGAATCATACATGCTGATTGGATGTGAGTGATTGGTAGTGTCATAAACATTCACCGAGTGTTTGCCTGTTTACTAGCAAAACAGTTGAAGCTTGCAACCCACAAGTGATCCAACACCAGATACTCCACTAGCCTGAATGGAGCAATACAACCCCCTTATATATAATCCCTTACATAGACATGGGACAGTGAAAGGGAAATAAAGTAAACAgagtaccaaaaaaaaaaaaagaagaagaagaagaagaaatcctCAAAATGaggaagagggaaaaaaatgacagaaaaatattatttataaggtTATGGTCGTTTAGGGTTTCCCCCTCATGATTTATAAGGTCTGTTTCTAACTACTTATCCATTGTAATGAAAGCTACCACTTTTGAAGTAGAACTTAAGAGGACTTcgtagaaagaaaagagaggagctgtGTGTTGCTGTTCCTCTCAGTTCCAGCTACTTAGAGCTGGTTTTGGTCTGAGATTTTAAGGTCATTTGGTATTCCTAAGGAACTAATGTCACATATTGAAGTTGAGTtaaagagatgagataaataCACTAAGGGGCTAGAACTTAAGAGGAATTAGAGCTAAAGTCATGTCAAATTTTCTGCACTAGCTTGATAAGCCAATAAGTTAGTTGTATACCTGTTTCAAAACCCCCCTCCTTCAACTATAATCCCAACTACACAAGCAATGAACTAgcgtttagaaaaattagaaataggCATGATTTATGGGTAGACATAGCATAAACACAGGAAGAGATAGTTCTTGATAAACTAGAAAATTCTAATGAAATCCTTAGTTGTTTACTTAGTTATTAGCTTGAGTAGaaggtaaaaaaatacatactgaTCTCTACTAGTTTAACACCTAAAAATGGAGGCCTAAACATAATTGAAAAGTGATTAAAATAGaggaaaaatattgttaaaattatagCAGAACCTTTTTGTAGAAACTGTCGGCATGGAACAAAACAAGACAGAAAATCATCTCACCTCTTCAAGCAGTAGATAGCAAGAATTCTGCGATATTGATctaaaaaatcatctaatccTTGTATAATGAACTGGTTCTTATTCCTTGTGacagaggaagaagatgttTAACTTTTGTATCATGATAGTGATCTCCAAAATATATAAGGTGATTTCAAATGTTCTGATCCTAGCCCATACCAGTTATGCTACAAAGGAAGATGCCATAAGTAACATAAAAAAGGAGATGCAAACTCAATTCATATAAGATACTGATATATGAAGTTATGAACTCGAAAACTAAGTAAATTCATGTGCTTTAACAGGGTACTTACAGTAAGACACCGGCAAGATTTCCAATCAATCCGGAATAAAGGCCCTTCAAATCTATTTTCCCACCACTATGCACAGCTTGTAACCAAAGCacaatgttaaaatttaaagacaCCCTGGTAAACAATTTACATTATAGAAAAAGACCCATGCAAATCAGAAAtcaaattaactatataaaccctttcacttacaaaaaaaaaaaaaaaaactatataagtGTGCTGCAgagataacaataaaaataatggcAAGTAGTGGTAGATATGATTACCCCTAAACTAGCACATTCTAACAATAATTTGAATCTCCACCATAGTTTGCATGGAAATGCTCTTCTGAATCTTTTTGTCCTGAGACTTAAAAAATTTTGCTAAGCCAACCCATAGTTTGCATGGGATTCCAATGATTATCTAGCTGGTTCATGCCTAAAGATATTGGATTATACCTTGAGTTTTCTCAAATTACATGAGATTCCATGCAGGTGGTTAATGCACAAGATGTTTCTACACAATGCTATTAACCAATTAAGGTCTTCCAGCATCGAAAAGGTGGCTGTTTAAGAATTCCTTTCTAGTTAGATCTCCCCCTACCCTATACATATTGATAATCTTTCATAATCACCACTCTTAATCTAGGGCAACTTTAATGGTGGTTGTGATATTAAAACCCCATGCCTGGCCTGAAGGTCATGTGAGCAATCAGCAATCGGCACTCCCTAAAGATATGGT from Carya illinoinensis cultivar Pawnee chromosome 6, C.illinoinensisPawnee_v1, whole genome shotgun sequence includes:
- the LOC122313428 gene encoding uncharacterized protein LOC122313428 isoform X2; protein product: MPVTKSNMGMQSSSSGGKIDLKGLYSGLIGNLAGVLLFSKSSSSMHVLLGGRQMGSIEKGLSLIFFSYLCICSTSSPLQKVLLSLGIGPYGCSDLMQKIRRVIDQWGRTTIQAWAE
- the LOC122313428 gene encoding uncharacterized protein LOC122313428 isoform X1 produces the protein MPVTKSNMGMQSSSRVSLNFNIVLWLQAVHSGGKIDLKGLYSGLIGNLAGVLLFSKSSSSMHVLLGGRQMGSIEKGLSLIFFSYLCICSTSSPLQKVLLSLGIGPYGCSDLMQKIRRVIDQWGRTTIQAWAE